The following are encoded together in the Lathyrus oleraceus cultivar Zhongwan6 chromosome 3, CAAS_Psat_ZW6_1.0, whole genome shotgun sequence genome:
- the LOC127132227 gene encoding uncharacterized protein LOC127132227, translating into MAPDASDALSVRQKVQHFLNAARTGNLDLLKKFAEQLDEGKDLTKTVEAIKDANKRGALHFAALEGQTEICKYLLEDLKLEIDSKDDDGETALIHAARQGHTATAKYLIDHGADPTIASNLGATALHHSAGIGDIELLEHLLSKGINPDLESDAGTPLVWAAGHAQQAAVTVLLKHGANPNAETDDGITPLLSSVAAGSLECLELLIQAGAKVNVSAGGATPLHIASDNGSLELMNSLLKAGADPNVADEDGVKPIQVAAARGNRGAVEIFFPVTSKIDAIPSWTIDGILEYMQSESKNQQGELVNGKESNGLKDAVSREQNIPEVSPEAKKRAAESKARGDEAFKRNDHYTAIDSYTQAIDLNPGDATLLSNRSLCWMRLGQAEQALADAKACRALRPDWSKACYREGAALRLLQKFEEAANAFYEGVTIDPENKELINAFREAVEAGRKFHGTAENKS; encoded by the exons ATGGCTCCCGATGCTTCCGACGCACTCTCAG TTAGGCAGAAAGTTCAACACTTTCTCAACGCTGCGCGTACCGGAAATCTCGATCTCTTAAAGA AATTTGCCGAGCAGTTAGATGAAGGGAAAGATTTAACGAAAACAGTGGAAGCAATTAAAGATGCAAACAAGCGTGGGGCACTTCATTTTGCTGCTCTTGAAGGACAGACTGAGATTTGTAAATATCTGTTGGAGGATTTGAAGCTCGAAATTGATTCGAAAGATGATGACGGAGAAACTGCTCTCATTCATGCTGCACGGCAAGGACACACTGCCACTGCTAAGTATCTTATCGACCATGGTGCTGATCCTACCATTGCTAGCAATTTAGGAGCTACGGCATTGCATCATTCTGCTGGAATAG GAGATATTGAGTTGCTTGAGCATTTGCTGTCCAAAGGAATTAATCCTGACTTAGAGAGTGATGCGGGAACACCCTTGGTTTGGGCTGCGGGTCATGCTCAACAAGCTGCAGTTACTGTTCTATTAAAACATGGTGCAAAT CCTAATGCTGAAACTGATGATGGCATTACCCCACTCCTTTCATCTGTGGCAGCTGGTTCGTTAGAATGCTTGGAGCTGTTAATACAG GCCGGTGCTAAAGTAAATGTTAGTGCTGGTGGAGCAACTCCTTTGCACATTGCATCGGATAATGGGAGTCTAGAACTCATGAATTCCTTATTGAAAGCTGGAGCTGATCCTAATGTTGCAGATGAG GATGGTGTCAAGCCAATACAGGTTGCAGCTGCAAGGGGTAATCGTGGAGCAGTTGAAATATTTTTCCCCGTTACATCCAAAATTGATGccattccttcttggactattgATGGGATACTTGAGTATATGCAATCAGAAAGTAAAAACCAGCAG GGTGAATTGGTAAATGGTAAAGAAAGTAACGGGCTCAAGGATGCTGTTTCCCGAGAGCAAAATATCCCTGAG GTGTCACCAGAGGCCAAAAAGAGAGCAGCAGAATCAAAAGCAAGAGGGGATGAGGCTTTTAAAAGGAACGACCATTATACGGCTATAGATTCCTATACACAA GCAATTGATCTGAACCCCGGTGATGCTACATTGCTATCAAATAGAAGTCTATGTTGGATGAGACTAGGTCAAGCCGAGCAAGCTTTAGCTGATGCAAAGGCCTGTAGGGCATTAAGACCAGATTGGTCAAAAGCTTGTTATAGGGAAGGCGCAGCCTTGCGTTTGTTGCAG AAGTTTGAAGAAGCCGCAAATGCATTTTACGAAGGAGTTACAATTGATCCGGAGAACAAAGAGCTTATAAACGCATTCAG GGAAGCTGTTGAAGCTGGACGGAAATTTCATGGCACGGCTGAGAATAAGTCATAG